A genomic stretch from Sphingomonas sp. HDW15A includes:
- a CDS encoding DoxX family protein, whose translation MSSALDNRAPVALGALRIMSGLLFLAHGTQKFLMFPGGERAGSGLALDNPGALAGIIELVTGMLIALGLFTRPAAFLASGTMAAAYFIAHAPQNFWPVNNMGDAAILYAFVFLLFVFTGPGRFALDNLHSTHSARAPLT comes from the coding sequence ATGTCTTCAGCACTCGATAACCGCGCGCCTGTCGCGCTCGGCGCACTCAGGATCATGAGCGGTCTGCTGTTCCTTGCGCATGGGACCCAGAAATTCCTGATGTTTCCGGGCGGTGAGCGCGCCGGGTCCGGGCTTGCGCTCGACAACCCTGGCGCCCTCGCCGGCATTATCGAGCTGGTCACCGGCATGCTGATCGCGCTTGGCCTGTTCACGCGCCCGGCCGCATTCCTGGCCTCGGGCACGATGGCCGCGGCCTATTTCATCGCCCACGCGCCGCAAAATTTCTGGCCAGTCAACAACATGGGCGATGCGGCGATCCTCTACGCCTTTGTATTCCTGTTGTTCGTCTTCACCGGGCCCGGCCGGTTCGCGCTCGATAACCTCCACTCGACGCACAGCGCGCGGGCGCCTTTGACCTAG
- a CDS encoding class I SAM-dependent methyltransferase, with translation MAGSAPEWDRFWRYDRLSSFETGPGAANYSGETAEGWRKFFADIPYGGAMLDIATGNGAIAVLAVEAGRNLDVTGSDLADIAPDQFVTTSDALRQVTFRGRTNAELLPFEDSTFDAVTSQFGIEYSDMAKSLPEAMRVLKSGGRLRLAMHAAEGAVVHDTNRSLADADFLLDRAQLIPLAVLSLNSLVAWEKGEGLKEKAQSDHAQFRAALEAVEQYERQAMDRQMLASVRRDLIEAFNTHRQKTLPDQIAGFRELASQVQDHRERQRALVRAAVARDEVEGLAARLAEAGFTDVGLGEQRREEALLAHVLEATAP, from the coding sequence ATGGCTGGATCAGCACCGGAGTGGGATCGCTTCTGGCGCTACGACCGGCTGTCGTCGTTCGAAACCGGACCGGGCGCGGCGAACTATTCCGGCGAGACCGCGGAAGGATGGCGGAAATTCTTCGCTGACATTCCCTATGGCGGCGCAATGCTCGACATCGCGACGGGAAACGGCGCGATTGCCGTATTGGCGGTCGAGGCGGGACGGAACTTGGATGTCACCGGATCGGATCTTGCCGACATTGCGCCGGACCAATTCGTCACTACGAGCGATGCACTTCGCCAGGTCACGTTTCGGGGTCGCACGAACGCGGAGCTATTGCCGTTCGAGGATAGCACATTCGATGCGGTGACCAGCCAATTCGGGATCGAATATTCCGACATGGCAAAGTCGCTTCCCGAAGCGATGCGCGTCCTGAAGAGCGGCGGCCGGCTGCGCCTGGCGATGCACGCGGCGGAGGGCGCCGTTGTCCACGATACGAATCGATCGCTAGCCGATGCCGACTTCCTTCTCGACCGCGCACAGCTCATTCCTCTCGCAGTCCTCAGCCTCAATTCGCTCGTCGCGTGGGAGAAAGGCGAAGGGCTGAAGGAAAAGGCACAGTCCGATCATGCGCAATTTCGCGCAGCGCTCGAGGCCGTCGAGCAATATGAGCGGCAGGCCATGGACCGGCAGATGCTGGCCAGCGTCCGCCGCGACCTGATCGAGGCGTTCAACACACATCGCCAGAAGACGCTGCCCGACCAGATCGCCGGGTTTCGGGAATTGGCGTCTCAAGTTCAGGATCACCGCGAACGGCAGCGGGCGCTGGTCCGGGCAGCCGTGGCGCGCGACGAAGTCGAGGGCCTCGCCGCGCGCCTGGCCGAGGCGGGCTTCACGGACGTCGGGCTCGGCGAACAGCGCCGGGAGGAAGCGCTGCTCGCCCACGTCCTTGAAGCAACTGCGCCCTAG
- a CDS encoding dihydrolipoamide acetyltransferase family protein yields the protein MSIYKFKLPDIGEGIAEAEIVAWHIKVGDRVEEDQQLADMMTDKATVEMESPVAGTVKSLAGEVGDQIAIGSVLVEIETEGEAPAEATPAAESKVELPLADGAERPTKEQKEAIPSVSTKPAAAEPRPEPKAAPKPEPATPAEPLAKVLASPAVRQRARDLGIDLAQVKVTSDRVRHADLDAYLLYNGGSVSHGGGGAPRADETIKVVGLRRKIAENMQEAKRRIPHFALVEQFDVTDLEDTRAMMNRDRGDNPKLTILPFLITALSKAMADYPMINATYDDDANVITRHGAVHMGVATQTDGGLMVPVIRNAERMSVWQLAREILRLSDAARTGKASREELSGPTFTISSLGPMGGIASTPVINPPQVATVAVNKLQEIPVIVDGELEARKVMNLSLSCDHRVVDGWDAANFLQALKALIENPLRLLS from the coding sequence ATGAGCATCTACAAGTTCAAGCTTCCCGACATCGGCGAAGGCATTGCAGAAGCGGAAATCGTTGCCTGGCACATCAAGGTCGGCGACCGCGTCGAGGAAGACCAGCAGCTTGCCGACATGATGACCGACAAGGCGACTGTCGAAATGGAGAGCCCGGTCGCCGGGACGGTGAAAAGCCTGGCCGGCGAAGTTGGCGACCAGATCGCCATCGGCTCCGTGCTCGTCGAGATCGAAACCGAGGGCGAAGCCCCCGCCGAAGCGACACCCGCAGCCGAGAGCAAGGTTGAGCTACCGTTGGCCGACGGCGCCGAGCGCCCGACCAAAGAGCAAAAGGAAGCGATCCCGTCAGTTTCGACCAAGCCGGCCGCTGCCGAGCCGAGGCCCGAACCGAAGGCGGCGCCGAAGCCCGAGCCTGCCACGCCCGCTGAGCCTCTCGCCAAGGTTCTCGCGTCCCCGGCCGTGCGCCAACGCGCCCGCGACCTTGGCATCGACCTGGCGCAAGTGAAGGTGACGTCCGATCGTGTTCGCCACGCCGACCTCGATGCTTACCTGCTCTACAATGGTGGAAGCGTCAGTCATGGCGGCGGCGGTGCTCCGCGCGCCGACGAGACGATCAAGGTCGTCGGCCTGCGCCGCAAGATCGCCGAGAATATGCAGGAGGCGAAACGCCGAATCCCGCACTTCGCGCTGGTCGAGCAGTTCGACGTCACCGACCTTGAAGACACAAGGGCGATGATGAATCGCGATCGCGGCGACAACCCGAAGCTGACGATCCTGCCATTCCTGATCACCGCGCTGTCGAAGGCAATGGCGGATTATCCGATGATCAACGCGACCTATGACGACGACGCCAACGTCATCACCCGCCACGGCGCGGTTCACATGGGCGTCGCGACGCAAACCGACGGCGGGCTGATGGTCCCGGTGATCCGCAATGCGGAGCGGATGAGCGTGTGGCAGTTGGCCCGCGAAATCCTGCGCCTGTCAGACGCGGCGCGGACCGGCAAGGCGAGCCGCGAGGAACTGAGCGGCCCGACCTTCACCATTTCCTCGCTTGGGCCGATGGGCGGGATCGCCTCGACCCCGGTGATCAACCCGCCGCAGGTGGCAACCGTCGCCGTCAACAAGCTTCAGGAAATCCCGGTGATCGTCGATGGCGAGCTGGAAGCGCGAAAGGTGATGAACCTGTCGCTGTCCTGCGACCATCGCGTGGTCGACGGCTGGGACGCGGCGAACTTCCTGCAGGCGCTCAAAGCCCTGATCGAGAACCCGCTTCGACTACTGAGCTAG
- a CDS encoding alpha-ketoacid dehydrogenase subunit beta, whose product MSTRNMIEAINDAHRVMMERDPDVVVYGEDAGYFGGVFRATAGLQKQFGKTRCFDAPISEGGIVGTAVGMAAYGLKPVIEIQFADYIYPGYDQIVSEVAKMRYRTAGEWTMPMVIRTPYGGGIFGGQTHSQSPEALFTHVAGLKVVVPSNPYDAKGLLIAAIEDPDPVIFFEPKRIYNGPFDGHHDRPVTPWAKHEKSAVPDGHYTVPLGKAEVVRAGGDLTVLAYGTMVHVALAAVADNDIDAEVIDLKTLLPVDIETIEASVKKTGRCLIVQEATRTGGYGAELSALVQERCFYHLEAPVERVTGWDTPYPHAYEWIYFPGPIRMKTALKKVMAA is encoded by the coding sequence ATGAGCACGCGCAACATGATCGAGGCGATCAACGACGCCCACCGCGTGATGATGGAACGCGACCCCGACGTCGTCGTCTATGGCGAGGACGCCGGCTATTTCGGCGGCGTGTTCCGCGCCACCGCAGGCCTGCAAAAGCAGTTCGGCAAGACGCGCTGCTTCGACGCGCCGATCAGCGAAGGCGGTATCGTCGGTACGGCGGTTGGAATGGCGGCCTATGGCCTGAAGCCCGTTATCGAGATCCAGTTCGCCGATTACATCTACCCCGGCTACGACCAGATCGTCAGCGAAGTCGCCAAGATGCGCTATCGCACCGCCGGAGAATGGACGATGCCGATGGTCATCCGCACGCCCTATGGCGGCGGCATTTTCGGCGGCCAGACCCACAGCCAGTCGCCCGAAGCGCTGTTCACGCATGTCGCCGGGCTGAAGGTGGTCGTGCCGAGCAATCCCTATGATGCCAAGGGCCTGCTGATCGCCGCCATCGAAGACCCGGACCCGGTCATCTTCTTCGAGCCCAAGCGCATCTACAACGGTCCGTTCGACGGTCATCACGACCGTCCGGTCACGCCCTGGGCCAAGCATGAAAAGAGCGCGGTGCCGGACGGCCATTACACGGTGCCGCTGGGCAAGGCGGAAGTGGTTCGCGCTGGCGGAGACCTCACCGTCCTCGCTTATGGCACGATGGTGCATGTCGCGCTGGCCGCGGTCGCGGACAACGACATCGACGCCGAAGTCATCGACCTGAAGACGCTATTGCCGGTCGACATCGAGACGATCGAAGCGAGCGTGAAGAAGACCGGCCGCTGCCTGATCGTGCAGGAAGCGACCCGGACCGGAGGCTATGGCGCCGAGCTTTCCGCCCTGGTGCAGGAACGGTGTTTCTACCACCTCGAGGCGCCGGTCGAGCGCGTGACCGGCTGGGACACGCCCTACCCCCACGCCTACGAATGGATTTATTTCCCCGGCCCGATCCGAATGAAGACGGCGCTGAAGAAAGTGATGGCCGCATGA
- a CDS encoding 3-methyl-2-oxobutanoate dehydrogenase (2-methylpropanoyl-transferring) subunit alpha, which translates to MNKQSPSRSNRPALALHVPEPKYRPGDTPDFSSIQVPAAGEAPRPDIAAPDEETFPLCNSLVRVLDDQGKAVGPWDPKLDPDTLRKMLKDMKTVRVFDDRMYRAQRQGKTSFYMKCTGEEAIAVAAAAAMDPEDMHFPTYRQQGLLVARGYPLVTMMCQIYSNAGDPLHGRQLPIMYSDKEHGFFSISGNLGTQYPQAVGWAMASAIKGDSRIAMGWIGDGATAEGDFHSALTFATVYQAPVILAVVNNQWAISSFSGIAGAEQATFAARAIGYGTAGLRVDGNDALAVYAAVRWAAERARTNKGPTLIEFFTYRAEGHSTSDDPTGYRPKGEAEQWPLGDPIARLKAHLVVLGEWDEERDSALDEEINATVRAAQKEAEKTGTLSDQGFDNIPSMFEDVYSDTPWHLTEQRDASLAEAREYLGRDPE; encoded by the coding sequence ATGAACAAGCAATCGCCCTCGCGTTCCAACCGGCCGGCCCTGGCGCTCCATGTGCCAGAGCCGAAGTATAGGCCCGGCGACACGCCCGACTTCTCTTCGATCCAGGTGCCTGCAGCCGGCGAGGCCCCGCGTCCCGACATCGCAGCGCCAGACGAGGAGACCTTCCCGCTGTGCAACAGCCTGGTCCGAGTCCTCGACGACCAGGGCAAGGCAGTTGGCCCGTGGGACCCGAAACTGGACCCCGATACGCTTCGCAAAATGCTGAAGGACATGAAGACCGTCAGGGTTTTCGACGACCGCATGTATCGCGCCCAGCGGCAAGGCAAAACCAGCTTCTACATGAAGTGCACCGGGGAAGAGGCGATCGCCGTCGCCGCGGCGGCTGCGATGGACCCCGAGGACATGCACTTCCCGACCTATCGCCAGCAGGGCTTGCTCGTGGCGCGCGGCTATCCACTGGTGACGATGATGTGCCAGATCTATTCGAACGCCGGCGACCCGCTTCACGGCCGCCAGCTGCCGATCATGTATTCGGACAAGGAGCATGGCTTCTTCTCCATCTCCGGTAACCTGGGCACGCAATATCCGCAGGCCGTGGGCTGGGCGATGGCAAGCGCGATCAAGGGCGACAGCAGGATCGCCATGGGCTGGATCGGTGACGGCGCGACGGCGGAAGGCGATTTCCACTCCGCCTTGACCTTCGCTACCGTCTACCAGGCGCCGGTCATCCTGGCTGTGGTCAACAACCAGTGGGCGATCTCCAGCTTCAGCGGAATCGCGGGCGCCGAGCAGGCGACCTTCGCCGCCCGCGCCATCGGCTACGGCACCGCCGGACTTCGCGTTGACGGCAATGACGCGCTCGCGGTCTACGCCGCGGTGCGTTGGGCCGCCGAGCGGGCCCGGACCAACAAGGGGCCGACGCTGATCGAATTCTTCACCTATCGCGCGGAAGGACATTCGACCTCCGACGACCCGACCGGATACCGGCCAAAGGGCGAGGCCGAACAATGGCCGCTCGGTGACCCGATCGCACGGCTGAAGGCGCATCTCGTCGTACTCGGCGAATGGGACGAGGAGCGCGACTCAGCGCTGGACGAAGAGATCAACGCCACCGTCCGCGCCGCGCAGAAGGAAGCCGAGAAGACCGGCACGCTTTCCGACCAGGGCTTCGACAACATACCGTCGATGTTCGAGGACGTTTATTCCGACACGCCGTGGCATCTGACCGAACAGCGCGACGCATCGCTGGCCGAAGCGCGCGAGTATCTGGGACGCGACCCCGAATGA